Genomic DNA from Pseudodesulfovibrio sp. S3:
TCACAGGAGCTTTTCCATGTTCAGCAAACTGACCAAAGCCTTCATGGTGGCCGCACTGGTGCTGGCCTTCGCCCTTCCGGGCCTGGCCAACGCCGGAACCAAAGACTGGCCTTCGACCATTAAATTCGGCTTCATCCCCACCGAGGGCGCTGCCGATTCCGCCAAGCGCGCCAAACCCATCGCCGACAAGCTGGAAAAAGTCCTTGGCGTGAAGGTCGAAATCTTCACTGCTTCCGACTACAACGGCATCATCACTGCCATGGCAAACAAGCACATCGATTTCGCATACTTCGGACCCAAGAGCTACACTGAAGCCTCTGAAAAGGCCAATGCCGAAGCCGTGCTGCTCGAGCTCAACAAGGAAGGCCAGCCCGGTTACACCGGCATCATCATCGCCCGCAAGGATTCCGGCATCACCAACATGGAACAGGCCAAGGGCAAATCCTTTGCCTTCACCGATCCCAACTCCACCTCCGGCTACCTCGTCCCCAACGTCATCTTTGCCCGCGACATGAACATCAAACCCAAAGAGTATTTCAAGGAAGTCCGCTTTTCCGGCTCCCACGGCGCTTCCATCCTGGCCGTCAAGAACGGTTCCGTGGAAGTGGCAGCCACCAACAACATCGACCTGGACCGCATGATCGAAAAGGGTTCCGTCTCCCTGGCCGACTTCATCATCCTGAAGAAGTCCGACCTCATCCCCGGCGCTCCCATGGCCGCCCGCAAGGATCTTCCCGAGAGCCTGAAAGCCGCTTTCGCCGGTGCCCTGCTCCAGATCAACGACGATCCCGAGGCGCTCAACGTCCTGCAGAACGGCGGCTACGCCCACACCAACGACAAGAACTACGACATCATCCGCTACATGAAGCGCCTGAAAAAGCAGCTGGCTCAGTAGGCGTCATGAGTCAGGAACTGACACTAGAACAGGTCACTCCCAGGAAGAGCTTCCTTGAGAAGCTCGCCCTGGGGGGCCTTCTGATCCTCGTTTTCGCGGTCCTCACGGCCTCGTACATATCCACGGACATTGATCCGTTCAAACTGTACGACAAACGCCAGAACGCCTTTGAGTACCTCTTTGGCAGGCAACTCAACGACACCGACAAGCAGGACGCCATGGCTCAGGCCGGACGGATGCCCGAGATCGTCGCCTTTGAGGAGTCATACCAGGAAGTCAAGGCCGAACTCATCGCCGCAGGCAAGGAAGCAGACCCCGTCGTTATCCAGCGCGAAGCGGCCATCCGCGCCGAAAAGCGCATGCTCGCCATGGACCCGGCCCAGCGGGAAACCCTGGTCCAACAGGAATATGCCCGTATCGCCGATGAAAAGACGGGCGGATATTTCCCGCCCGTGACCGCGTGGTCCCACCTCAAGGAATACCTGACCGCACTCATCGAAACCGTGGCCATCGCCATATGGGGTACGCTGATCGCTTTTGTGCTGGCCATTCCCATGGCCATGTTCGCGGCAAGGAACACCCTTGAGATGATGGTCCAGGGCGACGGCCTGCACCAGCGCATCATCCGCTGGTTCGGCCAGTTCGCGGCCCGGCGCATGCTCGATTTCTGCCGCGGCTTCAACGAATTCGTCATGGCCCTGATCTTCGTGGCCGTCATCGGGCTCGGACCCTATGCGGGCGTCCTGGCCCTGGCCATCCACACCTTCGGCATCCTCGGCAAGGTCTTTTCCGAGGCCATCGAACAGATCGAACCCGGCCAGGTGGAAGCGGTCACGGCCTCGGGCGCAAGCCCGGCCCAGGTCATGGCCTTCTCGGTCATCCCGCAGGTCATGCCGCTCATCGTGAGCTACACCCTGCTGCGCTTCGAATCCAATGTCCGGTCAGCCACCATCCTCGGTTTCGTGGGCGCGGGCGGCATCGGTTTCCTCATGTTCGACAAGATCAACGGCTACCTCTACCGCGAAGTCTGTACCATGATGATCATGGTCATCCTCTCCGTGACCCTCATCGACTACATGTGCGGCATCCTGCGGCGAAAATTCGTCTAGATCGACCTGACCACAGAGACAACGAAACGGCCCCTGCGACAACGCAGGGGTCTTTTTCATGGGCACTGCCCCGCTTGCTCCTTGGTGTCACTCGCGGTGGTTGAGCCGGACCGGAACATGAGATAGTCTTCAAAACAGAACCCAAGGAGAAACCATGGCATCATACAGAAACGAGACCGACAGCATGGGCACCGTCCGAGTCCCGGAGAAGGCCCTGTGGGGAGCGCAGACCCAACGGGCCATGCTGCTCTTCGCCATCGACCTTGAACCCATGCCCCGGGAAATGATCCATGCCTATGCCACCCTCAAGAAGGCATGCGCCCTGGCCAACGAAAAAGCGGGAAAACTGCCGCAGGAAATCGCGGCCGTGATCATCGGGGTCTGTGAGGAAATCATGGCCGGACAGCACGCCGACATGTTCCCCCTGCCGGTCTGGATATCGGGCAGCGGCACCCAGTTCAACATGAACGTCAACGAAGTCATCGCCAACCGCTGCTCCCAACTGGCGGGCCACCCCCTTGGCTCCAAGAAGCCGGTCCATCCCAACGACCATGTCAATCTCAGTCAGTCAACTAACGATAACTTTCCGTCAGCCATGTATATGGCTGTAGCAAATGAAGTTATCAACAATCTGTTCCCTTCTATCGTCTCCCTGAGGAATGCGCTTTCAGCCAAATCCGAGGCATGGCGGGAGATCGTCAAGATCGGGCGCACGCACATGCAGGACGCCACGCCCCTGACCCTGGGCCAGGAATTTTCCGGGTACGTCGCCATGCTCGACGACAACGGCATCCGGCTTACGGACGCCATGGAGGACGTGTACCGTCTTCCGCTGGGAGGCACTGCCGTGGGCACCGGCGTGAACTCCTATCCGGGTTTTGCCCAAGACGCCATAGGTCACATAGCGGACCTGACAGGCCTGCCCTTTGCCCCGGCCCCGAACCGGTTCGCGGCCCAAGGCAGCCACGACGCCTTGGTGCAGTTCTCGGCCACCCTCAAGACCCTGGCCAATTCACTTCACAAGATGGCAAACGATATCAGGTTGTTGTCCTGTGGACCACGGGCAGGTCTGGGAGAGTTGATCATCCCGGCCAACGAACCCGGCTCGTCCATCATGCCGGGCAAGGTCAATCCCACCCAGTGCGAGGCCCTGACCATGGTCTGCCTCCAGGTCATGGCCAACGACATGGCCGTCACCCTGGGCGGCACGTCCGGCACCCTGGAGATGAACGCCTACAAGCCACTCATCATCCGCAATGTCCTGCACTCCATACGGTTGCTGACCGACGCCATGCATAGCTTCCGCGCCAACCTGGTGGAGGGGCTTGAGCCAGACCATGAACGGATAGCCGACCACCTGGGCCGGTCGCTGATGCTGGTCACGGCCCTGGCCCCGGTCATCGGGTATGATCAGGCCGCCAGGATCGCCCACCATGCCCACAAGACCGGACAGAGCCTGCGGGAATCCGCTCTGGAGCTGGGATTGGTCACGGCTGAAGAATTCGACCGGACAGTGGTGCCGGAACAGATGACCGAGCCCAAAGCCTAGACGAACATGGCGTAGGCGGTGGCCCCCACCATGACGGCCACCAGCACGCAATTCACCCCGACCAGCACGCTCTTGGATTTGAGGGTGCGCATGATGACCGCACCTGCCAGCCCCCAGGTTGAGTGAAAAGCCACCTGAAAGAACATGAAGGTGAGCACGAACACGGCCGTCTGTTGCACCACCGGCACGGACGGATCGGCCAGCATGCTGTACCCGACCACGGCCATGGCCCAGCTCTTGGGGTTCAGCGGATGCAGGACAACCCCTTCGAGAAAGGTGAACCGCCGGGTTTCAGACCCCTCAGCCAGGTTCATGGTAAGCAGTTTCCAACCGAGATACAGAATGTAACACATTCCGCAAATCTTCATGGCCCACGCCAGTTTTGGAGAGGCCACAAACAAACCGCCCAATCCGAAACTGACAAGGGTGTCAAGGGTGACCGCGCCCACCGTGGCCCCGACCAGAAAGGGACTCGCTGACTTGAACCCGGTGGTCTGGCCGATACCCATCATGGTCAGGTTGCCCGCGCCGGGCGTACCGGTCATGACCACGACAAAAAGGACGAAAGCAGTGTAGGTTTCCATGTTCATGGCATTCTCCACGGACCGCCGCAGGCGCGGCCGCTCGGTTCAGGGGATTTTCGATACAAGATGGGTACGGTTGACATTGTGTGGCGTCAACGAATATATTGTCTGCATGACAATATATTCGCCCGCACTCTCCAAGGAAAAGGAGCCGCTCTACATGGGGCTGGCAGACGCCATCGAGCGGGATATCTCGGCCGGCGTCCTGGCGCCTGGAACCCGGTTGCCCACCCACCGGGACCTGGCCGACTCCCTTGGCCTGAACGTGTCCACGGTGACGCGCGGATACCGGGAAGCGGAGAAACGCGGCCTGGTCTCCGGCACCGTGGGACGCGGCACCTTTGTGGCCTCGGATGCAACCACGTCCACCTCCCTGGTTTCCTTTGAACCGTGCCCGGCCGGCATGCTGGAAATGGGGCTGATCGAACCGCTGGACCATCTCGACCCGAGCGTGACTGAAGGATTCAAACGCATTTCACGGCGCAAGGACCCGTCCACGTTCATGCGCTACTCTGACCCGCGCGGTCAGCTTGAACACCGCAGGGCGGGCGCGGAATGGGCCAATCGGTTCGGTATGGAGGCAGAGGCGGAGAACATCATTGTCAGCGCAGGGTCGCAACACGCCCTGACCTGTGCGCTGAGCGGACTGCTCAGGCCCGGGGAGCGCATCGCCACGGACGAACTGACCTATCCCGGCCTGAAGACCCTGGTGGCCATGCTCGGCCTCCGGCTGGTGCCCATCCGCATGGACGAGCACGGCATGGTCCCGGCCAGCCTTGACGCGGCCTGCCGAAGGGACGAGATCAAGGCGGTCTACCTCATGCCCGGCGTCCACAATCCGACCACCATAACCATCCCCGAGGCCCGACGGGATGAACTCGCCCGGTTGGCGGACAAGCACGACCTGATCATCATCGAAGACGACGCCTACGACCTGACCGACCCCGGCAGGCTGGAGCCGGTGGGCAACCGGGCCAGGCACCGCAGCATCTATATCGCGGGCATGTCCAAATCCCTGGCTGCGGGACTGCGGGTGGCCTTTGTGGTCGCGCCCGCCTCCATGCTCAAGCCCCTGGCCCAGGCCGTGCTCAACACCATCTGGATGGCCCCGCCCCTGAACGTGGAGCTGACCTCCATGTGGATCAACGACGGCACTGCCGACCGGGTGGTGGAGCAGAAGCGGGCCGAAGCCGCCCGCCGCTACATGCTCGCCTGTGACCTGCTGGACGGCTTCCGTTTCCGGGGCAAGCCCAGCGGTTTCTATCTCTGGTGCGAACTGCCCGAACCGTGGACCGGCCAGGCCCTGGAAAATGCGGCCAGGGAGCACGGGGTCAATGTGTTCGGCGCAGAAAAATTCGTGGTGGGCGACTCCCCGCCCCCAAGGGCGGCCCGCATCTCCCTGACCGGCACGAGCACCGTTGATCAGTTGGAAAAAGGTCTGAGGATCATCCGGGACATCGTGGAGGACAGGCCATGAAAAAAGGCTTGCAGCCAAAGCAGCAAGCCCTTTATTTCATATGATTCCGATCTATTCCAGAGACTTGATAAAAGAATCGGCCTCGGCAATGGACTTGTCCATCTCCTTGATGAGTGCGTCCACGTCCGTACGGATGGAGGTCAGTTCTCCCTCCAGGGCAGCCACGGCCTTGGCATTGAGATTATGCTTGAGATAGAGCACCTGATCCTCGAAGGCCTCCAGGACCGGATACATTTTCTTTTCGGCCTTGCGCATGGCCTTGATCAGCCCGCTGTACTTTTTCTTGGTCTCGGTCAGCTTTTCCTGGCTGGACTGGCGCAGCTTGGCGCTTGAGTAGAGCTTGATCTCCTCGGTCCATTCGTCGAACAGGGCCTCGGCCACATCCTCAACCTTGTCGATACGGTTTTTCACATCCTCGGCCTTGCCCTTGCTGTCCTCGTACTCGTCATTCAACTGCTCATAGACGGTCTGAAGCTCGCCGCCATCAAAGGCGACTGCGGACTTGAACCGTTCCAGGGCGGACGCAAACTGCTCCTTGGCGTCTTCCTGCGATTCGCGGGCCTTTTCCACCCTGTCGGAAAGGATCTCACGCTTGTCGTATCCCATGGACTCCATGGTGGAATAATAGGCCTTCTGACACCCGTAGGCAAAAAAAAGACTGAACAGGGACAGGACCAGGACAAACCGTTTCATGAACAACTCCTTAAACTGCAGATCATGCGTATTTTCACAGGTGCTTACAACAAAGCCGGTTGATGGGCAAACCTCAGCCGTGCTGCTCCAGCAGGGTTCGAGCACCCTTGACCAGGGCTTCCGTGAACCCGGTCAGGCGGTCGGATTCCAGGTTCCAGCAATGCCAGTGCAACCGCACTGTGAACACACGGCCGGGCAGGAGATCGACCAGTTCGCCCCGCTCGATATAGCATTGCGCCTGCTGGTCCGGCAGCATTCCGCAGACCCGCCCGGAGGCGATGACCGGCGCGAATTTCTCGGAAGAAGGCAGGTAAAAGGAGGTCAACCGGTCCGGCCGCTGCCCCAGCCTTTCAGCCAGGAGCACCTCATGCATGACATCCTTGCGGTTGAAGACAAGCATTGGAGCCTTTTCCACTTCCTCCAACGTGCCGCCGTTACTGTACCATTTTGTTTTGTATGACG
This window encodes:
- a CDS encoding class II fumarate hydratase, with product MASYRNETDSMGTVRVPEKALWGAQTQRAMLLFAIDLEPMPREMIHAYATLKKACALANEKAGKLPQEIAAVIIGVCEEIMAGQHADMFPLPVWISGSGTQFNMNVNEVIANRCSQLAGHPLGSKKPVHPNDHVNLSQSTNDNFPSAMYMAVANEVINNLFPSIVSLRNALSAKSEAWREIVKIGRTHMQDATPLTLGQEFSGYVAMLDDNGIRLTDAMEDVYRLPLGGTAVGTGVNSYPGFAQDAIGHIADLTGLPFAPAPNRFAAQGSHDALVQFSATLKTLANSLHKMANDIRLLSCGPRAGLGELIIPANEPGSSIMPGKVNPTQCEALTMVCLQVMANDMAVTLGGTSGTLEMNAYKPLIIRNVLHSIRLLTDAMHSFRANLVEGLEPDHERIADHLGRSLMLVTALAPVIGYDQAARIAHHAHKTGQSLRESALELGLVTAEEFDRTVVPEQMTEPKA
- a CDS encoding LysE family translocator, yielding MNMETYTAFVLFVVVMTGTPGAGNLTMMGIGQTTGFKSASPFLVGATVGAVTLDTLVSFGLGGLFVASPKLAWAMKICGMCYILYLGWKLLTMNLAEGSETRRFTFLEGVVLHPLNPKSWAMAVVGYSMLADPSVPVVQQTAVFVLTFMFFQVAFHSTWGLAGAVIMRTLKSKSVLVGVNCVLVAVMVGATAYAMFV
- the phnE gene encoding phosphonate ABC transporter, permease protein PhnE, giving the protein MSQELTLEQVTPRKSFLEKLALGGLLILVFAVLTASYISTDIDPFKLYDKRQNAFEYLFGRQLNDTDKQDAMAQAGRMPEIVAFEESYQEVKAELIAAGKEADPVVIQREAAIRAEKRMLAMDPAQRETLVQQEYARIADEKTGGYFPPVTAWSHLKEYLTALIETVAIAIWGTLIAFVLAIPMAMFAARNTLEMMVQGDGLHQRIIRWFGQFAARRMLDFCRGFNEFVMALIFVAVIGLGPYAGVLALAIHTFGILGKVFSEAIEQIEPGQVEAVTASGASPAQVMAFSVIPQVMPLIVSYTLLRFESNVRSATILGFVGAGGIGFLMFDKINGYLYREVCTMMIMVILSVTLIDYMCGILRRKFV
- a CDS encoding DUF2959 domain-containing protein; translated protein: MKRFVLVLSLFSLFFAYGCQKAYYSTMESMGYDKREILSDRVEKARESQEDAKEQFASALERFKSAVAFDGGELQTVYEQLNDEYEDSKGKAEDVKNRIDKVEDVAEALFDEWTEEIKLYSSAKLRQSSQEKLTETKKKYSGLIKAMRKAEKKMYPVLEAFEDQVLYLKHNLNAKAVAALEGELTSIRTDVDALIKEMDKSIAEADSFIKSLE
- the phnD gene encoding phosphonate ABC transporter substrate-binding protein, which translates into the protein MFSKLTKAFMVAALVLAFALPGLANAGTKDWPSTIKFGFIPTEGAADSAKRAKPIADKLEKVLGVKVEIFTASDYNGIITAMANKHIDFAYFGPKSYTEASEKANAEAVLLELNKEGQPGYTGIIIARKDSGITNMEQAKGKSFAFTDPNSTSGYLVPNVIFARDMNIKPKEYFKEVRFSGSHGASILAVKNGSVEVAATNNIDLDRMIEKGSVSLADFIILKKSDLIPGAPMAARKDLPESLKAAFAGALLQINDDPEALNVLQNGGYAHTNDKNYDIIRYMKRLKKQLAQ
- a CDS encoding PLP-dependent aminotransferase family protein, whose amino-acid sequence is MTIYSPALSKEKEPLYMGLADAIERDISAGVLAPGTRLPTHRDLADSLGLNVSTVTRGYREAEKRGLVSGTVGRGTFVASDATTSTSLVSFEPCPAGMLEMGLIEPLDHLDPSVTEGFKRISRRKDPSTFMRYSDPRGQLEHRRAGAEWANRFGMEAEAENIIVSAGSQHALTCALSGLLRPGERIATDELTYPGLKTLVAMLGLRLVPIRMDEHGMVPASLDAACRRDEIKAVYLMPGVHNPTTITIPEARRDELARLADKHDLIIIEDDAYDLTDPGRLEPVGNRARHRSIYIAGMSKSLAAGLRVAFVVAPASMLKPLAQAVLNTIWMAPPLNVELTSMWINDGTADRVVEQKRAEAARRYMLACDLLDGFRFRGKPSGFYLWCELPEPWTGQALENAAREHGVNVFGAEKFVVGDSPPPRAARISLTGTSTVDQLEKGLRIIRDIVEDRP